In Cyanobium sp. Tous-M-B4, a single genomic region encodes these proteins:
- a CDS encoding amino acid ABC transporter ATP-binding protein, translated as MTSSPALMIEARGVEKWYPNGFHALRGVDLYVHQGEVVVIMGPSGSGKSTFLRTFNAMEDFQKGSIVVDGIEISDDLRRIDAIRREVGMVFQQFNLFPHLSVLDNLTLAPVKVRKRPKAEVERQALELLERVGIAEQAHKFPGQLSGGQQQRVAIARSLCMEPRIMLFDEPTSALDPEMVQEVLAVMQELARDGMTMVVVSHEVRFARQVASRVVLMADGEVVEVAPPQQFFTNPQHERSKQFLSQIS; from the coding sequence ATGACCAGCTCACCCGCCCTGATGATCGAAGCCCGTGGGGTCGAGAAGTGGTATCCCAACGGCTTCCATGCCCTACGTGGTGTTGATCTATACGTGCACCAAGGCGAGGTGGTGGTGATCATGGGTCCTTCGGGCTCGGGAAAGAGCACTTTTCTGCGCACCTTCAATGCCATGGAGGATTTTCAGAAGGGCTCAATCGTGGTGGATGGCATTGAAATCAGCGACGATTTGCGCCGCATCGATGCGATCCGCCGGGAGGTGGGCATGGTGTTCCAGCAGTTCAATTTGTTTCCCCACCTCTCGGTGCTCGACAACCTCACCTTGGCGCCGGTGAAAGTGCGCAAACGCCCTAAAGCTGAGGTGGAGCGCCAAGCGCTGGAGTTGTTGGAGCGAGTTGGGATCGCCGAACAAGCCCACAAGTTTCCAGGCCAGCTCTCCGGCGGCCAGCAGCAGCGGGTGGCGATTGCCCGCTCGCTTTGCATGGAGCCCCGGATCATGCTGTTTGACGAGCCCACCAGCGCCCTAGATCCCGAGATGGTGCAGGAGGTGCTGGCGGTGATGCAGGAGCTAGCCCGCGATGGCATGACCATGGTGGTGGTAAGCCATGAGGTGCGCTTTGCGCGCCAGGTGGCCAGCCGGGTGGTGCTTATGGCAGATGGCGAGGTGGTGGAGGTGGCGCCGCCGCAGCAGTTTTTTACTAACCCGCAGCATGAGCGCAGCAAGCAGTTTCTCAGCCAGATCAGCTGA
- a CDS encoding amino acid ABC transporter permease: MASTAPLVVRANPLRRLQKELFGSRLDGLISIALLAALLAAGLGFFRWALFQAQWAVLSANSTLFAVGRYPVEQQWRLWLLTTLLALATGLSWGLLRAFPGSGAVQPLWPRNDRWAAAILAALALWRPMALQLTLAIQVRWWGIAALLLLARWASGRYGQAIPQACRRLIPLLWPLLYLVGMVLISGGLGLVQVPPSEWGGLLLTVLMATFAILLCFPLGVLLALGRRSELPLLRWGSVIYIEFIRGAPLITLLFLGQNILGFLLPGGLAPDRVWRAAWVLTFFAAAYVAEAVRSGLVAVPAGQMEAARSLGLPVPLALVHVVLPQAIRVALPATVGQFISLLQDTTLLSLIGLLDLLGTARTVMANPMFLGKNAEVYLVLAILFWSCCAALGLGSRALETRLNPHSPSAPQA; encoded by the coding sequence ATGGCAAGTACAGCTCCTCTGGTGGTGCGAGCCAATCCCTTGCGCAGATTGCAAAAGGAGCTCTTTGGCAGCCGACTCGATGGCTTGATTTCAATCGCCCTTTTGGCCGCCCTGCTGGCAGCGGGCTTGGGCTTTTTCCGCTGGGCGCTATTCCAGGCCCAATGGGCCGTGCTCAGTGCCAACAGCACCCTGTTTGCTGTAGGTCGCTATCCAGTTGAGCAGCAGTGGCGCCTATGGCTGCTCACTACCTTGCTGGCCCTCGCAACTGGGCTGAGTTGGGGTCTGTTGAGGGCTTTTCCAGGTTCCGGGGCTGTTCAGCCTCTTTGGCCCCGCAATGACCGCTGGGCCGCCGCAATCTTGGCGGCCCTAGCCCTCTGGCGGCCTATGGCGCTCCAACTAACCCTTGCCATCCAGGTGCGTTGGTGGGGGATCGCTGCCCTACTGCTTCTCGCCCGCTGGGCCTCTGGGCGCTATGGGCAAGCCATTCCCCAGGCTTGCCGCCGGCTGATTCCCCTGCTTTGGCCCTTGCTTTACCTGGTGGGCATGGTGCTGATTAGTGGTGGCCTGGGGCTGGTGCAGGTGCCGCCTTCCGAGTGGGGTGGCTTGCTGCTCACGGTGTTGATGGCCACCTTTGCCATCCTGCTCTGCTTTCCCCTGGGGGTGCTGCTCGCCCTTGGTCGCCGCAGCGAGCTGCCGCTGCTGCGCTGGGGCTCGGTGATTTACATCGAGTTCATCCGCGGGGCACCGCTGATCACCTTGTTGTTTCTGGGGCAAAACATCCTCGGCTTCCTGCTGCCAGGGGGGCTGGCTCCCGATCGGGTTTGGCGGGCTGCCTGGGTGCTCACCTTCTTTGCTGCTGCCTATGTGGCTGAGGCGGTGCGATCAGGTTTGGTAGCAGTGCCTGCGGGTCAGATGGAGGCGGCTCGCTCCCTGGGCCTGCCGGTGCCACTTGCTCTGGTGCATGTGGTGCTGCCCCAGGCCATTCGAGTTGCCCTGCCAGCCACGGTGGGCCAATTCATCTCCCTGCTGCAAGACACCACCTTGCTCTCCTTGATCGGCCTGCTTGACCTACTCGGCACCGCCCGTACGGTGATGGCAAACCCAATGTTTCTTGGTAAGAACGCGGAGGTGTATTTAGTGCTCGCCATTTTGTTTTGGAGTTGTTGCGCGGCCCTTGGGCTGGGCAGTCGCGCCTTAGAAACTCGCCTTAACCCCCATTCCCCCTCTGCGCCCCAGGCATGA
- a CDS encoding ABC transporter permease subunit (The N-terminal region of this protein, as described by TIGR01726, is a three transmembrane segment that identifies a subfamily of ABC transporter permease subunits, which specificities that include histidine, arginine, glutamine, glutamate, L-cystine (sic), the opines (in Agrobacterium) octopine and nopaline, etc.), producing MSSGVTPWWRNRRLIPWLLQAVVGLVVLVLVAFLLGNLVRNLTNAGLLLTWSWLGNPSGFEISETVIPFDASMPYWRALMAGLMNTLRVVLFGLFGATLLGVAVGTASFSSNGLLRLLSRIYVELIRNIPLLLQLVFWYFVVFLSLPNGAAALQMPGVVLAKSGLYLSWFDSALQWQLPLLENGVWQAPLRISVEFAALLSGLVIYSGAFIAEVVRGGIASVPKGQWEAATSLGFSPLLTLRRIVLPQALRVIVPGLNSQYISLAKSSSLAVACGFTDLYSVAETTLNQTGRAIEVMLILLGSYLVIDLVISALMNGLSGLVQLRER from the coding sequence ATGAGTTCTGGAGTCACGCCTTGGTGGCGCAACCGCCGACTGATTCCTTGGCTGCTCCAGGCGGTTGTTGGGCTTGTTGTGCTGGTGTTGGTAGCTTTTTTGCTCGGTAATTTGGTGCGCAACCTCACCAATGCCGGATTGCTACTTACCTGGAGTTGGCTTGGTAATCCCTCTGGATTTGAAATCTCCGAAACGGTGATTCCATTCGATGCATCAATGCCCTATTGGCGTGCATTGATGGCTGGCTTGATGAACACCTTAAGGGTGGTTTTATTTGGCTTGTTCGGTGCCACCTTGCTAGGGGTTGCAGTTGGTACTGCTTCTTTCAGTTCCAACGGACTGCTGCGTCTCCTGTCCCGCATCTACGTTGAGCTGATTCGAAACATTCCCCTGTTGTTGCAATTGGTGTTTTGGTACTTCGTGGTTTTTCTGTCTCTCCCTAACGGCGCAGCAGCCCTGCAGATGCCCGGGGTGGTGCTGGCTAAATCTGGCCTCTATCTCAGTTGGTTTGATTCGGCGTTGCAATGGCAGTTGCCCCTGCTTGAGAACGGGGTGTGGCAAGCGCCATTGAGGATTTCAGTGGAATTTGCAGCCTTGCTGAGTGGTCTAGTGATCTATTCGGGAGCCTTTATCGCCGAGGTGGTGCGCGGCGGTATTGCCTCGGTGCCTAAGGGGCAGTGGGAGGCAGCCACCTCGCTGGGCTTTTCGCCCCTGCTGACCCTGCGGCGGATCGTTTTGCCCCAAGCCTTGCGCGTGATTGTGCCAGGTCTCAACAGCCAATACATTTCGCTTGCCAAGAGTTCATCGCTGGCAGTGGCCTGCGGCTTCACCGACCTTTATTCGGTGGCTGAAACCACGCTCAATCAAACCGGCCGTGCCATTGAGGTGATGTTGATTTTATTGGGTTCTTATTTAGTGATCGACCTTGTGATTTCTGCCCTGATGAATGGGCTAAGTGGCCTTGTGCAGCTGAGAGAACGCTGA
- a CDS encoding amino acid ABC transporter substrate-binding protein, with the protein MVLMVLLRRFNAVILLIASLALVACAGDGGGVQSQKMATIKARGSLLCGTDGKLPGFGYVDSDGRYAGLDVDTCRAVAAAMLGDGEKVQFRDLNPSERFAALSSGEVDLLARNTTMTLSRDAPGGNGLSFAPTTFYDGQGVMAPSASGIRELKDLAGKPVCVPSGTTSELNLADRMREEGIAYTPLKFQTLDQMWTAYFSGRCAAVSTDRSQMAAYRSILPQPALHSLLPVVMSKEPLTPSTINADPAWADAVRWIVYGLMQAEELGITQANLEAKLAEAKANPNQAELRRFLGVEGEYGRQLGLPADFVVQAIRAVGNYGEIFERNLGRDSKLKLDRGMNRLWTQGGLIYSPPFR; encoded by the coding sequence ATGGTCCTGATGGTCCTGCTTCGCCGGTTCAATGCCGTCATACTCCTGATCGCGTCCTTGGCCCTGGTGGCCTGCGCAGGAGACGGCGGTGGTGTTCAAAGCCAGAAGATGGCCACTATCAAGGCCCGGGGCAGCCTGCTCTGCGGTACCGATGGAAAGCTGCCTGGCTTTGGCTACGTGGACTCAGACGGCCGCTACGCCGGGCTCGACGTGGATACTTGCCGGGCCGTTGCCGCTGCGATGTTGGGCGATGGCGAGAAGGTGCAGTTCCGAGATCTAAATCCCAGCGAGCGCTTTGCCGCCCTCTCCAGTGGTGAGGTGGATTTGCTTGCCCGTAACACCACCATGACCCTCAGCAGGGATGCGCCCGGGGGCAATGGGCTGAGCTTTGCCCCAACTACTTTTTACGACGGCCAAGGTGTGATGGCGCCCTCGGCTAGTGGTATCCGCGAGCTCAAGGATCTGGCCGGCAAGCCTGTTTGTGTTCCAAGCGGCACGACCAGCGAGCTCAACCTGGCCGACCGGATGCGGGAAGAGGGCATTGCCTATACCCCGCTGAAGTTCCAGACCCTCGACCAGATGTGGACGGCCTATTTCAGCGGCCGATGTGCGGCTGTGAGCACCGATCGCTCCCAGATGGCGGCCTACCGCAGCATCCTTCCCCAGCCGGCGCTCCATAGCTTGTTGCCGGTGGTGATGAGCAAGGAGCCGCTCACGCCCTCCACCATCAATGCCGATCCGGCTTGGGCTGATGCAGTGCGATGGATCGTATATGGCCTGATGCAAGCCGAGGAGCTGGGGATTACTCAGGCCAATCTTGAGGCGAAGCTTGCTGAAGCCAAGGCAAATCCAAATCAGGCTGAGCTACGCAGATTCCTCGGGGTGGAGGGAGAGTATGGTCGTCAACTTGGATTGCCTGCTGATTTTGTGGTTCAGGCCATAAGAGCTGTTGGTAATTATGGTGAGATATTTGAACGTAATCTTGGTCGAGATTCTAAACTCAAATTAGATCGAGGCATGAATCGTCTCTGGACTCAAGGCGGGCTGATTTACTCGCCCCCGTTCCGTTGA
- a CDS encoding YqhA family protein translates to MAHRQHRLEWIFERWLWRFRLIAIVPVVMSLLSAAAAYLAGTLEVLGALKILIDGSSDSSYTIAMQLGRLVGGVDLYLIGIALMIFGYGVYELLISNIEAAHLDGKDGGSGLLDIRSLDDLKEKLVKVIVVALIVSAFKAMLIFPINSTTNLLVFSGSVFLLALSAWLVAGGKKLPHS, encoded by the coding sequence ATGGCTCACCGTCAACATCGCCTTGAGTGGATATTTGAGCGTTGGCTGTGGCGCTTCCGGCTGATCGCGATTGTGCCGGTGGTGATGAGCCTGCTCAGTGCTGCAGCCGCTTACCTTGCCGGCACCCTGGAGGTGCTTGGTGCCCTGAAAATTCTGATCGATGGCTCTAGCGACTCAAGTTACACAATCGCCATGCAGCTGGGCAGATTGGTGGGCGGAGTAGACCTTTACCTGATCGGCATCGCCCTGATGATCTTTGGCTACGGGGTGTATGAGCTGCTGATCTCCAACATCGAAGCGGCGCACCTGGACGGGAAAGACGGAGGTAGCGGCCTGCTCGACATTCGCAGCCTAGATGACCTCAAGGAAAAGCTGGTTAAGGTGATCGTAGTGGCATTAATCGTATCCGCCTTCAAGGCAATGTTGATCTTCCCAATCAATAGCACCACCAACTTGCTGGTATTCAGCGGCAGTGTATTTCTGTTAGCCCTGAGCGCCTGGCTGGTGGCTGGCGGCAAAAAGCTCCCCCACTCCTAG
- a CDS encoding calcium/sodium antiporter, translating into MPLLPSAIEIIVGILLLFGGGELFVGGSTAVALLFGIPQIVIGLTVVSLGTSAPELFVSLISTIQGNDAIAVSNVVGSNIFNVLVVLGLSALVVPLRVKSRLIRRDVPLLLGVSMAVWGMASGGRITWQAGLALLVGTVINVVWEMRTAGENPDEADDIDENDRATPVVAGAKLAGGLVLLVVGSQILVKGATAAAVGLGVSQTVIGLTIVSAGTSMPELVTSLVAAYRGKADLAIGNVVGSNLLNQLVILGVCGVASGAQGLAVDPVMVSRDFPIMVLTTLACLPIFWTHGVITRLEGGILVGLYGLYLVEQVLTNTVTSAVDEFRFVALVAILPLVFVFLVWQTLSWRRNRFA; encoded by the coding sequence ATGCCCCTGTTGCCCAGCGCCATCGAAATCATCGTTGGCATCCTGCTGCTGTTTGGTGGCGGCGAGTTGTTTGTGGGTGGGTCCACGGCCGTGGCCCTGTTGTTTGGCATTCCCCAGATCGTGATCGGGCTCACGGTGGTGTCTCTCGGCACCAGCGCGCCAGAGCTGTTTGTGAGCTTGATCTCCACGATTCAAGGCAACGATGCTATTGCTGTCAGCAACGTTGTGGGTAGCAATATTTTCAACGTGCTGGTGGTGCTTGGGCTCAGCGCCCTGGTGGTGCCGCTGCGAGTCAAAAGCCGGCTGATACGCCGTGATGTGCCACTGCTGCTTGGCGTGTCGATGGCTGTGTGGGGCATGGCCTCTGGTGGCCGGATCACCTGGCAGGCCGGACTGGCCCTGCTGGTTGGCACGGTGATCAACGTCGTTTGGGAGATGCGCACTGCCGGTGAGAATCCTGATGAGGCTGATGATATTGACGAAAACGATCGGGCTACACCGGTTGTAGCAGGAGCCAAATTGGCGGGCGGGCTTGTGTTGCTCGTGGTGGGATCCCAGATTTTGGTCAAGGGGGCCACCGCAGCGGCCGTGGGCTTGGGCGTCAGCCAAACAGTTATTGGCCTCACGATTGTTTCCGCCGGCACCTCGATGCCGGAATTGGTTACTTCACTTGTGGCGGCCTACCGCGGCAAGGCAGACCTGGCAATCGGCAACGTGGTGGGCAGCAACCTGCTCAACCAGCTGGTGATCCTTGGGGTATGCGGTGTGGCTTCCGGTGCCCAGGGCCTGGCGGTTGATCCGGTGATGGTGAGCCGAGATTTTCCAATCATGGTGCTAACCACCCTGGCTTGCTTGCCGATTTTCTGGACCCATGGTGTGATCACCCGCCTCGAGGGGGGAATCTTGGTAGGTCTCTACGGCTTGTATCTGGTGGAGCAGGTGCTTACAAATACGGTCACATCAGCAGTTGATGAGTTCAGGTTTGTAGCCCTAGTGGCGATCCTGCCGCTGGTGTTTGTGTTTCTCGTGTGGCAAACCCTTAGCTGGCGCCGGAATCGCTTCGCTTGA
- a CDS encoding Nif11-like leader peptide family natural product precursor, with amino-acid sequence MIDPDAKTTAAGSGQPDELESLFTFLGQIQQDGALRDQLNEVITAPDVVAIAADQGFSFQASTLLGLFERCNEAPLARQGLMDEKLIRVYLQRQRLQAP; translated from the coding sequence GTGATTGATCCGGACGCCAAAACCACAGCAGCTGGCTCCGGTCAGCCCGACGAGCTCGAAAGCCTCTTTACCTTCCTGGGCCAGATTCAGCAGGATGGTGCCCTGCGCGACCAGCTCAACGAAGTGATAACCGCTCCCGATGTGGTGGCCATAGCCGCCGATCAGGGCTTCAGCTTCCAGGCCTCCACCTTGCTGGGACTGTTCGAGCGCTGCAATGAAGCGCCTCTGGCGCGCCAGGGGCTGATGGACGAAAAGTTGATTCGTGTCTATCTGCAGCGGCAGCGCCTGCAGGCCCCATGA
- a CDS encoding calcium:proton antiporter — protein MVIREVLSGRWKLLLLLSAVAIVVPPEAAGPFKLPYFLLCGLALIPLAQITAELVDHLVHRVGERLGGLLNVTLGNLLELVIALTALKSGLYDLVVLSIAGAVITNSLLVLGISTIVAGRRELVVDLNRHSRGLSTRQLLISVILMSVPSIFFWDSMHPITEGSNVFDLFAVYSLIVAVIVMLAYLLSYLYQLGTHRGLFAVERELTEASATSESKGSLLAIVGVLVLVALAIAGVSEHLVAGLEDLVKGSAVTPLFVGMLLLPLFSAIPEALVAFRAASRGRMALAMASTVESSVQLMLFVLPVLVLLGPLMGRFLHLTFPPQALACLGATAFAVHWVTEGDSLTWYQGLLLLSIYTALFVGALLLKPII, from the coding sequence GTGGTAATTAGAGAGGTTTTGAGTGGTCGCTGGAAGCTGCTGCTGCTGTTGAGCGCTGTGGCGATTGTGGTGCCGCCTGAGGCGGCGGGTCCTTTCAAGCTTCCCTATTTCTTGCTTTGCGGTCTGGCCCTGATCCCTCTGGCCCAGATCACAGCTGAGCTGGTCGATCACCTTGTGCACCGCGTTGGTGAGCGGTTGGGAGGGCTGCTGAACGTCACCCTGGGCAATTTGCTTGAGCTGGTGATCGCCCTGACGGCCTTGAAAAGCGGCCTGTACGACCTAGTGGTGTTGAGCATTGCCGGTGCCGTGATCACCAACAGCCTGTTGGTGCTCGGAATCAGCACGATCGTGGCTGGCCGGCGTGAGTTGGTGGTGGATCTCAATCGCCACAGTCGTGGCCTTAGCACCCGCCAGTTGTTGATCAGCGTGATTTTGATGTCGGTCCCCTCGATATTTTTCTGGGACTCGATGCACCCGATCACCGAGGGCAGCAACGTATTTGATCTATTTGCCGTCTACTCACTGATCGTGGCGGTGATAGTGATGCTGGCTTATCTGCTTTCCTACCTATATCAACTGGGAACCCATCGGGGGCTCTTTGCTGTTGAGAGGGAGCTGACTGAAGCCAGTGCTACCAGCGAGTCCAAGGGGTCCCTGCTGGCAATTGTGGGGGTACTGGTTTTGGTGGCCCTGGCCATTGCCGGGGTTTCGGAGCACCTGGTGGCTGGGCTCGAGGATCTGGTCAAAGGCAGTGCGGTCACCCCCCTATTTGTGGGCATGTTGTTGTTGCCGTTGTTTTCGGCAATCCCAGAAGCTCTGGTCGCCTTTCGGGCGGCCAGTCGAGGTCGGATGGCCCTGGCGATGGCCAGCACCGTCGAATCCAGCGTCCAGTTGATGTTGTTCGTATTGCCCGTTTTGGTGCTGCTCGGACCACTGATGGGGCGTTTCCTGCACCTCACCTTCCCGCCCCAGGCCCTTGCTTGCCTTGGGGCCACTGCCTTTGCAGTGCACTGGGTGACGGAAGGGGATTCCCTGACCTGGTACCAGGGTTTGCTGCTGCTCAGCATCTATACGGCCCTGTTCGTGGGTGCTTTGTTGCTCAAACCCATCATTTGA
- a CDS encoding DUF1651 domain-containing protein, with the protein MQWRAAQQTCAVEQVATASRAGPSAPPLLKTRSHMRRNDARELWLRLKALGWKQVNP; encoded by the coding sequence CTGCAATGGAGGGCTGCCCAACAAACCTGCGCGGTAGAGCAGGTTGCAACGGCTAGCCGCGCTGGGCCTAGCGCACCACCGCTACTCAAGACTCGTAGTCACATGCGCCGTAACGACGCGAGGGAGCTATGGCTGAGGCTCAAGGCCCTGGGTTGGAAGCAGGTGAACCCCTAG
- a CDS encoding integrase translates to MAKAAKGEGIRKQEGWVESQNRALRDRGYQVSLDLHQGLFRLRATLPPKPSEPLTSPWKQRRISTGLRYPDQASDAVKKAERLGACIEKAKRTKEPFDWRSWDNVQSDYRHHLDPARPLFTGVDALRQTELCWHQKRKRSVSADTTWAVDYAAPLKPLLLIPDLQPEHLISLVEATSPCTRTRRRCSQAAATLATAIGFSAEVQQKLRTMGKGYSPTTDTAPMNVPTDEALVAFIDSLPTDWQWPVGICAVYGARPHEALLYSEVLSSKLLAISDGKTGSRTCFPLPSQWIDRWDLTTKRLPVFDYDRSNKVVGAEMSIYFRKAQAGFKPYDVRHAFALRTIYSPKINPSLAAKSMGHSLQVHNRDYQKWFDASGMEALHAQLLSEAA, encoded by the coding sequence GTGGCAAAGGCGGCCAAGGGAGAGGGTATCCGTAAGCAGGAAGGCTGGGTTGAAAGCCAGAACCGTGCGCTTCGTGATCGGGGCTATCAGGTTTCCCTCGACCTCCACCAGGGCCTGTTTCGGCTGAGGGCAACCCTCCCTCCCAAGCCTTCAGAGCCGTTAACCAGTCCTTGGAAGCAGCGCCGAATCAGCACTGGACTGCGCTATCCGGATCAGGCATCAGATGCAGTCAAGAAGGCGGAGCGGCTGGGAGCCTGCATCGAGAAGGCGAAACGAACCAAAGAACCATTTGATTGGCGCTCATGGGACAATGTTCAATCTGATTATCGACATCACCTGGATCCAGCCAGGCCGCTTTTCACAGGTGTCGATGCTCTACGCCAGACCGAACTTTGCTGGCACCAGAAACGCAAACGAAGTGTTAGCGCTGACACCACTTGGGCAGTCGACTACGCCGCTCCCCTGAAGCCTCTGCTGTTGATCCCAGACTTGCAACCAGAACACCTGATCAGCCTGGTGGAGGCAACTTCACCTTGTACAAGAACCAGGAGACGCTGCAGTCAGGCCGCTGCAACACTTGCTACCGCTATCGGGTTCTCAGCGGAGGTACAGCAAAAGCTTCGGACGATGGGGAAGGGATACAGCCCAACCACCGATACAGCCCCGATGAATGTACCGACCGATGAGGCGCTGGTGGCATTCATCGATTCGCTTCCGACAGATTGGCAGTGGCCAGTGGGTATCTGTGCTGTGTATGGAGCCAGGCCCCATGAAGCTTTGCTCTACTCCGAAGTACTTAGCTCCAAGCTGCTGGCAATCAGTGATGGCAAGACTGGTTCTCGCACATGCTTTCCGTTGCCGAGCCAGTGGATTGATCGTTGGGATCTGACAACTAAGCGATTACCAGTTTTTGATTACGACCGCAGCAACAAGGTAGTTGGGGCAGAGATGAGTATCTATTTTCGCAAAGCGCAGGCAGGTTTTAAGCCGTATGACGTCAGACATGCTTTTGCCTTAAGGACGATCTATTCACCCAAGATAAACCCATCGCTTGCGGCCAAGTCGATGGGGCACTCCCTGCAGGTACACAACCGGGACTACCAGAAGTGGTTCGATGCCTCTGGGATGGAAGCTCTACATGCTCAACTGCTCAGCGAAGCTGCTTGA
- a CDS encoding NAD(P)H-quinone oxidoreductase subunit L, with protein sequence MQLPGFLQSASPDLLLVLVAYAVIGGAYLVAVPLLLYAWMIKRWTVMGKLERFGVYGLVFLFFPGLILFAPFINLRMAGQGNVLS encoded by the coding sequence GTGCAGCTGCCCGGGTTTCTTCAATCCGCTTCGCCTGATCTGCTGCTGGTACTGGTGGCCTATGCCGTGATCGGAGGCGCCTACCTAGTGGCAGTGCCCCTGCTGCTCTACGCCTGGATGATCAAGCGTTGGACAGTGATGGGCAAGCTTGAGCGCTTCGGGGTTTACGGACTGGTGTTTCTGTTTTTCCCTGGTCTGATTTTGTTTGCACCCTTCATCAACCTGCGCATGGCAGGCCAGGGCAACGTGCTCTCATGA
- a CDS encoding DUF3007 family protein: MTNGRALLLALGVFGLGGGGYWLFQAGGFEGFSAGIAASALLMVLVLAWTGSYLFRVVTGKMTFIQQRRQYREAYDAFTTEALQRKFDALSPEEQERLLRETGQLPDAPQGEA, from the coding sequence ATGACCAACGGACGGGCTCTGCTGCTTGCCCTGGGGGTTTTTGGCTTGGGCGGTGGCGGTTATTGGCTTTTTCAGGCCGGGGGCTTTGAGGGCTTTTCTGCTGGTATCGCCGCCTCAGCGCTGCTGATGGTGCTGGTACTCGCCTGGACGGGCAGCTACCTATTTCGGGTGGTCACAGGCAAAATGACTTTTATCCAGCAGCGGCGTCAATACCGCGAGGCCTACGACGCCTTCACCACTGAAGCCCTGCAACGCAAGTTTGACGCCCTCAGCCCCGAAGAGCAGGAGCGTCTACTGCGCGAAACGGGCCAGCTGCCAGATGCTCCCCAGGGAGAGGCATAG
- the trpA gene encoding tryptophan synthase subunit alpha → MSAAPTQIQQRFSSLRQRGRCALMPFLMAGDPDLAHTRASLLALQANGADLVELGIPYSDPLADGPVIQAAASRALKARTTPAGVLEMLSSLKGELTMPVVLFTYSNPLLNRGMEAFCAAAAAAGAAGLVVPDLPLEEAEKLSAIAAAAGLDLVLLVAPTTPAERMGRIHQASRGFTYLVSVTGVTGVRTNLESRVGDLVGQLKILGDTPIAVGFGISGPEQARQVRDWGADGAIVGSALVKVMAAAHGQQGDVAAAAGRFCAELRAGLDA, encoded by the coding sequence GTGTCTGCCGCCCCCACCCAAATCCAGCAGCGTTTCAGCTCCCTTCGCCAACGCGGACGCTGTGCCCTGATGCCGTTTTTGATGGCGGGCGATCCGGATCTGGCCCACACCCGGGCCAGCCTGCTGGCCCTCCAGGCCAATGGCGCCGACCTGGTGGAGCTAGGCATTCCCTACAGCGATCCCTTGGCCGATGGACCGGTGATTCAGGCCGCTGCCAGCCGAGCCCTGAAGGCTCGCACCACTCCAGCAGGGGTGTTGGAGATGCTCAGCTCCCTCAAGGGTGAACTGACCATGCCGGTGGTGCTGTTCACCTACAGCAACCCCTTGCTCAACCGCGGCATGGAGGCCTTCTGTGCCGCCGCCGCCGCCGCCGGAGCCGCCGGCTTGGTGGTGCCCGACCTACCCCTTGAAGAGGCCGAGAAACTCTCAGCAATCGCAGCAGCTGCCGGTCTCGATCTGGTGCTGCTAGTGGCGCCCACCACGCCAGCCGAGCGCATGGGAAGAATCCATCAGGCCAGCCGCGGCTTCACTTACCTAGTGAGCGTCACCGGCGTGACCGGGGTGCGCACAAACCTTGAGTCCCGGGTGGGCGATCTGGTGGGCCAGCTCAAGATCCTGGGAGATACGCCAATCGCCGTGGGCTTTGGCATTTCCGGCCCCGAGCAAGCCCGTCAGGTGCGCGACTGGGGCGCCGATGGAGCAATTGTGGGCAGTGCCCTAGTGAAAGTGATGGCGGCCGCCCATGGCCAGCAGGGCGACGTTGCCGCCGCGGCCGGGCGCTTCTGCGCCGAGTTGCGGGCCGGGCTCGACGCTTAA